Proteins encoded within one genomic window of Edaphobacter lichenicola:
- a CDS encoding sensor histidine kinase, which translates to MWPGAREMGGLIVLRWVELSLAGGGLWALWCRMQVGVAEGRRERREQEELRAYAGLDVRLGADAELPELAVRVSRLMAEKSVFRRTAVLVRDAGRVLSVAASAGMEETTVESLNAWAEGVVEAERRGGIGTRRGEGGLGRRVKNNAFAVVFGMGLGSGMGAGSGTGRGQNTRFGEEARGAIVIPLWTTSGRMMGALAVGADGLLSVRQRELEEALWPLEALGVKVARAMENAVLAEKLMRAERLAGLGMLAGGMAHALSNPLTAVLGFAELIAGSTGEARVKTDAEIIVREALRMRQTVETLLEFWKPVGQGDELVDLTELVRELAAACGEKLEGRGIRLVVQADGEMPEVRGNRHRLRQLLEHLLNNAAQALAGVRGVKTSEEMVIRMSLSCSGSYSGSYSGNTAGDDSGDASEGLDGRRVHLIVSDTGPGFREPGRIFDPIYTMQEAGDGAGMGLSLCYSIVQEHGGEISAFNMHPHGAAVAVEMPVRMAAEKKSVVAEEGVRRAAVGG; encoded by the coding sequence ATGTGGCCTGGAGCAAGGGAGATGGGCGGGTTGATTGTGCTGCGCTGGGTGGAGCTTTCGCTAGCGGGCGGGGGCTTGTGGGCGCTGTGGTGCCGGATGCAGGTTGGGGTGGCGGAGGGCAGGCGGGAGCGGCGGGAGCAGGAGGAGCTGCGCGCCTATGCGGGGCTGGATGTTCGGCTGGGGGCGGATGCGGAGCTGCCTGAGCTGGCGGTGCGGGTGAGCCGGTTGATGGCGGAGAAGAGCGTCTTTCGCAGAACGGCGGTGCTGGTTCGGGATGCGGGGAGAGTGCTTTCGGTTGCGGCGAGCGCGGGGATGGAGGAGACGACGGTGGAGTCGTTGAATGCCTGGGCGGAGGGTGTTGTGGAGGCGGAGCGCAGGGGTGGAATCGGCACGCGACGGGGGGAGGGTGGCCTGGGCAGACGGGTGAAGAACAATGCGTTTGCGGTGGTTTTTGGGATGGGGCTGGGAAGTGGAATGGGAGCGGGAAGCGGGACGGGAAGAGGACAGAATACTCGGTTTGGGGAGGAGGCGCGCGGGGCGATCGTGATTCCGCTGTGGACTACCAGCGGGAGGATGATGGGGGCGCTGGCGGTAGGGGCGGACGGGTTGCTGAGCGTGCGGCAGAGGGAGTTGGAAGAGGCGCTGTGGCCGCTCGAGGCGCTCGGGGTGAAGGTGGCTCGGGCGATGGAGAACGCTGTGCTGGCAGAGAAGCTGATGCGGGCGGAGAGGCTTGCGGGGCTGGGAATGCTGGCCGGGGGGATGGCGCATGCGCTGAGTAATCCGCTGACGGCTGTGCTGGGGTTTGCGGAGCTGATTGCGGGGTCGACCGGCGAGGCGCGGGTGAAGACGGATGCGGAGATCATCGTGCGGGAGGCGCTGAGGATGCGGCAGACGGTGGAGACGCTGCTGGAGTTCTGGAAGCCGGTGGGGCAGGGCGATGAGCTGGTCGATCTGACGGAGCTGGTGCGTGAGTTGGCGGCGGCGTGTGGAGAGAAGCTTGAGGGCAGGGGGATTCGGCTGGTGGTGCAGGCCGATGGCGAGATGCCCGAGGTGCGGGGGAACCGGCACAGGCTGCGGCAGTTGCTGGAGCACCTGCTGAATAATGCGGCGCAGGCGCTGGCTGGGGTGCGGGGGGTGAAGACTAGTGAAGAGATGGTGATCCGGATGTCTTTGAGTTGTTCGGGGAGTTATTCGGGGAGTTATTCGGGGAATACTGCGGGAGATGATTCGGGCGATGCGTCAGAGGGTCTGGATGGGCGGAGGGTGCATTTGATTGTGAGCGATACGGGGCCGGGTTTTCGTGAGCCGGGGAGGATCTTCGATCCGATTTACACGATGCAGGAGGCGGGCGATGGTGCGGGGATGGGGCTGAGTCTCTGTTACTCGATTGTGCAGGAGCATGGCGGGGAGATCAGCGCGTTCAACATGCATCCGCATGGGGCGGCGGTGGCGGTGGAGATGCCGGTGAGGATGGCGGCGGAAAAAAAATCTGTGGTGGCGGAGGAGGGTGTTCGTCGCGCCGCTGTTGGGGGATAG
- a CDS encoding outer membrane lipoprotein-sorting protein yields MKPSRVSASATLRLVSASVLSLLLSAPPTVAIAAVANPDGAAPVSAPPQDAAGFGPLNPAPPANMTPQQIIDKFAARETLFSLARQNYTFRQTVRVDTLAEDTNRVDGEYQQVTDITFDKDGKRAEHVVFAPQNTLDRVQMTPADFDEIEHRLPFILTTEDLPKYDITYLGRQHIDELDTYVFSAAPKTFEKGKRYFQGKVWVDQQDFQIVLVNGITVPQDKRKGHEDLSPPFTTYYEQIDGKYWFPTYTKAEGNLHFVAQEGALSQDVHMRNIVKYTDYKQYHATARIIYNGEDITDKKDTTQPPANPPANPKP; encoded by the coding sequence ATGAAGCCCAGCCGCGTTTCTGCCTCCGCGACCCTCCGTCTTGTTTCTGCAAGCGTCTTATCCCTCCTGCTATCGGCCCCGCCCACCGTGGCCATCGCCGCTGTCGCAAATCCAGACGGAGCCGCCCCCGTGTCGGCCCCACCCCAGGACGCCGCAGGCTTCGGCCCCCTCAACCCCGCGCCCCCCGCCAACATGACGCCCCAGCAGATCATCGACAAGTTCGCCGCCCGCGAGACCCTCTTCAGCCTCGCCCGCCAGAACTACACCTTCCGCCAGACCGTCCGCGTCGACACCCTCGCCGAAGACACCAACCGCGTCGACGGCGAGTACCAGCAGGTCACCGACATCACCTTCGACAAGGACGGCAAGCGCGCCGAGCACGTCGTCTTCGCCCCCCAGAACACCCTCGACCGCGTCCAGATGACCCCCGCCGACTTCGACGAGATCGAGCACCGTCTCCCCTTCATCCTCACCACCGAAGACCTGCCCAAGTACGACATCACCTACCTCGGCCGCCAACACATCGACGAGCTCGACACCTACGTCTTCTCCGCCGCCCCCAAGACCTTCGAAAAAGGCAAGCGCTACTTCCAGGGCAAGGTCTGGGTCGACCAGCAGGACTTCCAGATCGTCCTCGTCAACGGCATCACCGTCCCCCAGGACAAGCGCAAGGGCCACGAAGATCTCTCCCCGCCCTTCACCACCTACTACGAGCAGATCGACGGCAAGTACTGGTTCCCCACCTACACCAAGGCCGAAGGCAACCTCCACTTCGTCGCCCAGGAGGGCGCCCTCTCGCAGGACGTCCACATGCGCAACATCGTCAAATACACCGACTACAAGCAGTACCACGCCACCGCGCGCATCATCTACAACGGCGAGGACATCACCGACAAGAAGGACACCACCCAGCCCCCAGCCAATCCGCCCGCCAATCCCAAACCATAG